The following are from one region of the Salvia hispanica cultivar TCC Black 2014 chromosome 1, UniMelb_Shisp_WGS_1.0, whole genome shotgun sequence genome:
- the LOC125206945 gene encoding WRKY DNA-binding transcription factor 70-like isoform X2: MDSLSFDNFHARKRNAMVKLVKGKEIAVQLQTLLREPVQDRGPVSAEKLAFQIYRSFSDSLSELSSCTSDQIPAADGAASASSGDSGSKKKRAVKDRRGCYKRRTSDSWEKLSPSMEDNYAWRKYGQKAIFGAEYPRSYFRCTHKKEGCKALKQVQRIKGDEVMYQTTYLNHHTCNETLRAPPLMVDSDPIDPNLISFQTSNPSEQDKHGQFCNNATKKPLVVSSVKREECVSEDVSNEAKSTLEDPWHDITGLDYELVWAPYQDEVESATLHGLDMEVDQLCDIHNFKYFD; this comes from the exons atggatAGTTTGAGTTTCGATAATTTTCATGCAAGGAAGAGAAATGCTATGGTGAAGCTGGTTAAGGGGAAGGAGATTGCGGTCCAGCTTCAAACCCTTCTCCGCGAACCGGTCCAAGATCGCGGACCGGTTTCTGCGGAGAAGCTCGCCTTCCAAATCTACAGATCTTTCTCCGATTCTCTCTCCGAGCTCAGCTCCTGCACCTCCGACCAGATCCCCGCCGCTGACGgcgccgcctccgcctcctccGGCGACTCCGGCAGCAAGAAGAAGCGCGCGGTCAAAGACCGGCGGGGCTGCTACAAACGGAG GACCTCAGATTCATGGGAAAAGCTATCTCCATCTATGGAAGATAATTATGCTTGGAGAAAATATGGACAGAAGGCCATCTTTGGTGCCGAATATCCAAG GAGCTACTTCAGGTGCACCCACAAGAAAGAAGGCTGCAAAGCTCTAAAGCAAGTGCAAAGAATCAAAGGGGATGAAGTCATGTACCAGACCACATACTTGAACCACCACACATGCAATGAGACACTAAGGGCCCCTCCACTCATGGTGGATTCCGACCCAATTGACCCGAACCTGATCAGCTTTCAGACAAGCAACCCATCCGAACAAGACAAACATGGCCAATTTTGCAATAATGCCACCAAAAAACCCTTGGTTGTCTCATCGGTGAAACGCGAGGAGTGTGTGAGCGAGGACGTGTCAAACGAGGCCAAATCTACGTTGGAGGACCCGTGGCACGACATCACTGGGCTCGACTACGAGCTAGTGTGGGCCCCCTACCAAGATGAAGTCGAATCTGCTACTTTGCATGGGCTTGATATGGAAGTTGATCAGCTTTGCGACATACATAATTTCAAGTATTTTGATTAA
- the LOC125206945 gene encoding WRKY DNA-binding transcription factor 70-like isoform X1 — protein MDSLSFDNFHARKRNAMVKLVKGKEIAVQLQTLLREPVQDRGPVSAEKLAFQIYRSFSDSLSELSSCTSDQIPAADGAASASSGDSGSKKKRAVKDRRGCYKRRRTSDSWEKLSPSMEDNYAWRKYGQKAIFGAEYPRSYFRCTHKKEGCKALKQVQRIKGDEVMYQTTYLNHHTCNETLRAPPLMVDSDPIDPNLISFQTSNPSEQDKHGQFCNNATKKPLVVSSVKREECVSEDVSNEAKSTLEDPWHDITGLDYELVWAPYQDEVESATLHGLDMEVDQLCDIHNFKYFD, from the exons atggatAGTTTGAGTTTCGATAATTTTCATGCAAGGAAGAGAAATGCTATGGTGAAGCTGGTTAAGGGGAAGGAGATTGCGGTCCAGCTTCAAACCCTTCTCCGCGAACCGGTCCAAGATCGCGGACCGGTTTCTGCGGAGAAGCTCGCCTTCCAAATCTACAGATCTTTCTCCGATTCTCTCTCCGAGCTCAGCTCCTGCACCTCCGACCAGATCCCCGCCGCTGACGgcgccgcctccgcctcctccGGCGACTCCGGCAGCAAGAAGAAGCGCGCGGTCAAAGACCGGCGGGGCTGCTACAAACGGAG AAGGACCTCAGATTCATGGGAAAAGCTATCTCCATCTATGGAAGATAATTATGCTTGGAGAAAATATGGACAGAAGGCCATCTTTGGTGCCGAATATCCAAG GAGCTACTTCAGGTGCACCCACAAGAAAGAAGGCTGCAAAGCTCTAAAGCAAGTGCAAAGAATCAAAGGGGATGAAGTCATGTACCAGACCACATACTTGAACCACCACACATGCAATGAGACACTAAGGGCCCCTCCACTCATGGTGGATTCCGACCCAATTGACCCGAACCTGATCAGCTTTCAGACAAGCAACCCATCCGAACAAGACAAACATGGCCAATTTTGCAATAATGCCACCAAAAAACCCTTGGTTGTCTCATCGGTGAAACGCGAGGAGTGTGTGAGCGAGGACGTGTCAAACGAGGCCAAATCTACGTTGGAGGACCCGTGGCACGACATCACTGGGCTCGACTACGAGCTAGTGTGGGCCCCCTACCAAGATGAAGTCGAATCTGCTACTTTGCATGGGCTTGATATGGAAGTTGATCAGCTTTGCGACATACATAATTTCAAGTATTTTGATTAA
- the LOC125200639 gene encoding rhodanese-like domain-containing protein 7: protein MVLIGHHVWIHSHSLIFNKRTASAAALRMLSSSSSTSSINPNPALAMTKSNSELPSKSTNFPHFPDSAQPPFPSPTIHLSQSFATRSFSIGATAAAAAEGLECPLVVVSFYKFADFPDHADLRKPLKELCERLRVSGGIILAPEGINGSICGTCDSVEEVLNFIQADERLKGLRCIESPVSPEEEAIHHGHMESSPLAAGEDAPFRWDHVRVKLKKEIVTLGMPSVSPTERVGTYVSPVEWNNLISDPDTVVIDVRNDYETRIGKFKRAVDPCTTAFREFPTWVDGSFKLNEPDDAVCLADSEQTIDEQTAKKMPRVAMYCTGGIRCEKASSFLLSRGFKEVYHLRGGILKYLEEVPKDKSLWEGECFVFDKRVSVEHGLVQGTYKLCYGCKKPVSDADMEAPEWEYGVCCPYCYSSKSEEEKERARARQRQFEMFGIIGGPHKGRKPIKTAQTPESKSNQMSSST from the exons ATGGTTTTAATAGGACACCATGTTTGGATACATTCTCACTCTCTCATCTTCAACAAAAGAACTGCTTCCGCGGCGGCGCTCAGAATGctatcttcatcttcttccacCTCTTCAATTAACCCAAATCCTGCTCTCGCCATGACTAAATCCAATTCCGAATTACCCTCCAAATCTACAAATTTTCCTCATTTTCCTGATTCTGCTCAACCCCCTTTCCCCTCGCCTACTATCCATCTCTCTCAAAGCTTCGCTACTAGAAGCTTCTCAATTGGCGCGACTGCCGCAGCCGCTGCAGAAGGCTTGGAGTGTCCATTGGTGGTGGTTTCGTTCTACAAGTTTGCTGATTTCCCGGACCATGCTGATTTACGGAAGCCGCTGAAAGAGCTCTGTGAGCGGCTG CGTGTGTCAGGGGGCATAATACTTGCACCGGAAGGGATCAACGGAAGCATATGCGGAACCTGTGATTCCGTGGAAGAAGTGCTTAATTTCATCCAGGCTGATGAACGATTAAAGGGGCTGAGGTGCATTGAGTCCCCTGTGAGTCCCGAGGAAGAAGCTATTCACCACGGACATATGGAGAGTTCTCCTCTCGCTGCCGGGGAAGATGCTCCCTTCAGATGGGATCATGTGAGGGTCAAGCTGAAAAAAGAG ATAGTCACGCTAGGAATGCCTTCTGTATCACCAACTGAGAGAGTTGGTACCTATGTGAGCCCCGTGGAGTGGAATAACTTGATCAGTGATCCAGATACG GTGGTGATAGATGTACGCAATGATTATGAAACCAGAATAGGGAAGTTCAAGCGAGCAGTTGATCCCTGTACAACTGCATTCAGAGAGTTCCCAACGTGGGTGGATGGCAGTTTCAAACTAAACGAACCAGATGATGCCGTATGCCTAGCTGATTCAGAACAGACCATAGATGAGCAAACGGCGAAGAAGATGCCCCGGGTGGCTATGTACTGTACTGGTGGGATCCGGTGTGAGAAAGCCTCGAGCTTCCTCCTGAGCCGAGGATTCAAAGAG GTCTATCATCTACGAGGTGGAATCTTGAAATATCTCGAGGAAGTCCCCAAGGACAAGAGCCTGTGGGAGGGAGAATGTTTCGTGTTTGATAAACGAGTGTCTGTTGAGCATGGACTGGTGCAGGGGACTTACAAACTCTGCTACGGATGCAAGAAACCGGTGAGTGATGCGGACATGGAAGCTCCAGAATGGGAGTACGGAGTCTGCTGCCCGTATTGCTACTCTTCTAAGTCGGAAGAGGAGAAGGAGAGGGCGAGGGCAAGGCAGAGGCAGTTCGAGATGTTTGGCATCATCGGGGGCCCACACAAAGGCCGGAAACCGATCAAAACGGCTCAAACTCCTGAGAGTAAGAGCAACCAAATGTCGAGCTCAACATGA
- the LOC125211955 gene encoding uncharacterized protein LOC125211955 — MEAAVSHPRATHHHFSTFSPKIGAFRPNSLPLTVRINNQRSNLKVMKCAKADSVPAAEPRLVLGKEEVSDMEEELRKLNGKCGGIGGIVELMECLEREAIMGDDEGREPTDYNRRALIFDRSSRVFQALKQQSQTLDTTSV; from the coding sequence ATGGAAGCTGCAGTTTCTCACCCTAGAGCAACACATCATCACTTCTCCACCTTCTCGCCCAAAATTGGGGCATTTCGCCCTAACTCCTTGCCTCTCACGGTTCGAATCAATAATCAGAGGAGTAATTTGAAAGTGATGAAATGCGCGAAGGCAGATTCAGTTCCTGCGGCGGAGCCGAGACTGGTGCTGGGGAAGGAAGAGGTGTCGGATATGGAGGAGGAGTTGAGGAAATTGAACGGGAAGTGCGGAGGGATTGGAGGCATAGTGGAATTGATGGAGTGTCTAGAGAGAGAGGCGATAATGGGAGACGATGAGGGGAGAGAGCCGACTGATTACAACCGGAGAGCCCTCATTTTCGACCGGAGCTCTAGAGTGTTCCAGGCGCTCAAGCAACAGTCACAAACACTTGACACCACCTCTGTTTGA
- the LOC125202025 gene encoding transcription elongation factor TFIIS-like: MEKELTELFESVKKAADGAENSPAEVDRCVDALNQLKKFPINYQVLVSTQVGKRLRMLTRHRSDKIRALASDVVEVWKAIIVKETGKNKKNGNSENGNSVKSESHSEADEAKNFQRTNSMKSENSPAPKKLMVDNYDKSVKAGSSSSAKIEKVEVQKSSSSVQKPPPKLSSPVSCKDPMRDKLREILAEALCKVYGEADADLKQSIDQHDPNRVAVQVETAMFVNWGKSNGPHRFKYRSVMFNIKDPNNPDFRRKVLTGEFSPPEILELTPEQMASDARQMENEVIKQKAMFNSERAAAPKASTNEFRCGRCKKKECTYYQMQTRSADEPMTTFVTCVNCNNHWKFC, translated from the exons ATGGAGAAGGAGCTGACTGAGCTTTTCGAGTCGGTGAAGAAAGCTGCGGATGGGGCTGAGAACTCTCCCGCGGAGGTGGATCGATGTGTCGATGCATTAAATCAACTCAAGAAGTTCCCTATTAATTATCAAGTCCTTGTATCCACGCAG GTGGGTAAACGTCTTCGCATGTTGACTAGACATAGAAGCGATAAGATCAGAGCGCTGGCTTCTGATGTGGTTGAGGTTTGGAAAGCCATAATTGTCAAAGAAACAGGGAAAAACAAGAAGAATGGCAATAGTGAAAATGGCAATTCCGTGAAATCCGAGTCTCATTCAGAAGCTGATGAGGCGAAGAATTTCCAGAGGACAAACTCAATGAAATCTGAAAACTCTCCAGCGCCTAAGAAATTGATGGTGGACAATTATGATAAGTCCGTGAAGGCGGGAAGTTCCTCCAGCGCTAAAATTGAGAAAGTCGAAGTCCAGAAATCCAGTTCTTCAGTGCAAAAACCACCACCAAAACTGTCGTCTCCTGTATCCTGCAAAGACCCAATGAGGGACAAACTCCGGGAAATTCTCGCGGAAGCGCTGTGCAAAGTATATGGTGAGGCTGATGCGGATTTGAAACAAAGCATTGATCAACACGACCCAAACCGAGTTGCTGTTCAAGTGGAGACTGCCATGTTTGTGAATTGGGGCAAGTCCAACGGCCCGCACAGGTTCAAGTACAGGTCGGTGATGTTCAACATCAAGGATCCAAACAACCCGGATTTCCGGAGGAAAGTCCTGACTGGGGAGTTCTCGCCACCAGAGATTCTAGAACTGACGCCTGAGCAAATGGCTAGCGATGCAAGGCAGATGGAGAACGAAGTGATAAAGCAGAAGGCGATGTTCAACAGTGAACGAGCAGCTGCACCGAAAGCTAGCACAAACGAGTTCAGATGCGGGCGGTGCAAGAAGAAGGAATGCACTTACTATCAGATGCAGACGAGGAGTGCGGATGAGCCCATGACTACGTTTGTCACCTGTGTAAACTGCAACAACCACTGGAAGTTCTGCTGA
- the LOC125201627 gene encoding transcription elongation factor TFIIS-like, giving the protein MEKELTELFESVKRAADGAENSPAEVDRCVDALKRLKKFPVNYQVLVSTQVGKRLRQLTKHRSNKIKALASDVVEIWKAIIVKETMKNKKNGNSENGDSSKTESCPEADEAKNFLRTNSMKSENSPAPKKLVVDNYDKSTKSGSSSSTKIEKVEVQKFSTSVQKPPPKLSSPVSCKDPVRDKVREILAEALCKVYSEADEDLKQSIDQHDPNRVAVQVETAMFEKWGKSNGQHKFKYRSVMFNIKDQNNPDFRRKVLTGEFSPSEILELTPEQMASDARQMENEVIKQKAMFNSERAAAPKASTNEFRCGRCKKKECTYYQMQTRSADEPMTTFVTCVNCNNHWKFC; this is encoded by the exons ATGGAGAAGGAGCTGACCGAGCTTTTCGAGTCTGTGAAGAGAGCTGCGGATGGGGCTGAGAACTCTCCCGCGGAGGTGGATCGATGCGTCGATGCATTGAAGCGACTCAAGAAGTTCCCTGTTAATTATCAAGTCCTTGTATCCACACAg GTGGGTAAACGTCTCCGCCAACTGACTAAACATAGAAGTAACAAGATCAAAGCGCTGGCTTCTGATGTGGTTGAGATTTGGAAAGCCATAATCGTCAAAGAAACAATGAAAAACAAGAAGAATGGCAATAGTGAAAATGGTGATTCGTCGAAAACTGAGTCTTGTCCAGAAGCTGATGAGGCGAAGAATTTCCTAAGGACAAACTCAATGAAATCTGAAAACTCTCCAGCGCCTAAGAAATTGGTGGTGGACAATTATGATAAGTCCACAAAGTCAGGAAGTTCCTCCAGCACCAAAATTGAGAAAGTCGAAGTCCAGAAATTCAGTACTTCAGTGCAAAAACCACCGCCAAAACTGTCTTCTCCTGTATCCTGCAAAGACCCAGTGAGGGACAAAGTCCGGGAAATTCTGGCAGAAGCATTGTGCAAAGTATATAGTGAGGCTGATGAGGATTTGAAACAAAGCATTGATCAACACGACCCAAACCGAGTTGCTGTTCAAGTGGAGACCGCAATGTTTGAGAAGTGGGGCAAGTCCAACGGCCAGCACAAGTTCAAGTACAGGTCGGTGATGTTCAACATCAAGGATCAAAACAACCCAGATTTCCGGAGGAAAGTCCTGACCGGGGAGTTCTCACCCTCAGAGATTCTGGAACTGACGCCCGAGCAAATGGCTAGTGACGCAAGGCAGATGGAGAACGAAGTGATTAAGCAGAAGGCGATGTTCAACAGTGAACGAGCAGCTGCACCGAAAGCTAGCACGAACGAGTTCAGATGCGGGCGGTGCAAGAAGAAGGAATGCACTTACTATCAGATGCAGACGAGGAGTGCGGATGAGCCCATGACTACGTTTGTCACCTGTGTAAACTGCAACAACCACTGGAAGTTCTGCTGA